The following coding sequences lie in one Homalodisca vitripennis isolate AUS2020 chromosome X, UT_GWSS_2.1, whole genome shotgun sequence genomic window:
- the LOC124369557 gene encoding uncharacterized protein LOC124369557: MSALQTGMLSLEDCNFTLGTGLTEQEEVAQDLRKVMENMREQKKQLLKQQAGLRATLATLTALVKNAGLPCKKCQNNEKTGNGTANTSQNQAQVCEPPEDIVCCGIEDCEDFEYFDEDHIWSLCNQLFHRSAKFEDFHSHVLTHFSDEDGDLDSIISNNYHVVTRDNNSNE; this comes from the exons ATGTCGGCTTTACAAACTGGAATGCTGAGCTTAGAGGATTGTAATTTCACTCTGGGGACAGGCTTGACCGAGCAAGAAGAGGTAGCGCAGGATCTGCGTAAGGTGATGGAGAATATGCGGGAACAGAAAAAACAGTTGTTGAAGCAGCAGGCCGGCCTCAGAGCCACCTTAGCGACTCTCACCGCATTGGTCAAAA ATGCTGGTTTGCCGTGCAAGAAGTGCCAGAATAATGAAAAAACAGGAAATGGGACAGCAAACACAAGTCAGAACCAGGCACAAGTCTGTGAACCGCCTGAAGATAT TGTGTGTTGTGGAATTGAAGACT GTGAGGACTTTGAGTACTTCGATGAGGACCATATCTGGTCACTGTGCAACCAGTTGTTCCACAGATCTGCCAAGTTTGAGGACTTCCATAGCCACGTCCTGACTCACTTCTCGGATGAGGATGGGGATTTAGACTCCATCATCTCCAACAACTACCACGTCGTCACTAGAGACAATAAtagtaatgaataa